A genomic region of Scyliorhinus canicula chromosome 4, sScyCan1.1, whole genome shotgun sequence contains the following coding sequences:
- the med7 gene encoding mediator of RNA polymerase II transcription subunit 7, with product MGEPQQVSALPLPPAQYYKEYTDDNVRKGFAPKPPPPIRDSYTMFGNQFQCDDLIIRPLEGQGIERLHPSQFDHKKELKKLNMSILVNFLDLLDILIKSPGSIKREEKLEDLKLLFVHMHHLINEYRPHQARETLRVMMEVQKRQRLETAERFQKHLDRVVELIQSSLTSLPDDLPEAGGLLANVKAEPMDVDEQAPCGQAETEVDTLLKNEQVSDKDAAMCAIIDDMT from the coding sequence ATGGGTGAGCCGCAGCAGGTGAGTGCGTTGCCCCTGCCTCCGGCGCAGTACTACAAGGAGTACACAGACGACAATGTCCGTAAAGGCTTTGCCCCTAAGCCCCCGCCTCCCATCAGGGATAGCTACACCATGTTTGGCAACCAGTTCCAGTGTGATGATTTGATCATCCGCCCTTTGGAAGGCCAGGGCATCGAGAGGCTGCACCCCTCCCAGTTCGATCACAAGAAGGagctgaagaagctcaacatgtCCATTCTGGTGAATTTTCTGGACCTCCTGGACATCTTGATCAAAAGCCCCGGGAGCATCAAACGGGAGGAGAAACTGGAGGATCTCAAACTGCTGTTTGTTCACATGCATCACCTGATCAACGAGTACCGTCCTCACCAGGCCAGGGAGACCCTGCGCGTCATGATGGAGGTGCAGAAGAGGCAGCGGCTGGAGACGGCTGAACGGTTCCAGAAGCACCTGGACCGGGTGGTGGAGCTGATCCAGAGCAGCCTGACCTCGCTGCCCGATGACCTGCCCGAGGCTGGGGGCCTTCTGGCCAATGTGAAGGCCGAGCCCATGGACGTAGATGAGCAAGCCCCCTGTGGGCAGGCGGAAACTGAGGTGGACACTTTGTTGAAGAATGAGCAAGTTAGTGATAAAGATGCAGCCATGTGCGCCATCATTGATGATATGACATAG